A genomic region of Anaeromicrobium sediminis contains the following coding sequences:
- the trmB gene encoding tRNA (guanosine(46)-N7)-methyltransferase TrmB: protein MRRRKKKGADLKLLSYEEYVVVNAEDYKGRWRDYFGNDNPIYIEIGTGRGQFITTWAKNNPHINFIAMEMKEEVLLKAVEKSHEANSKNIAFLWKDANKLEEYFNENELSRIFINFCDPWPKKRWAKRRLTHHSFLNMYKTLLKESGEVHFKTDNEKLFEFSLNEFAGADWKLKNISLDLHNSEFEENITTEYEDKFVAQGLKIYRLEGMAK from the coding sequence ATGAGAAGACGAAAGAAAAAGGGAGCAGATTTAAAGCTACTTAGTTATGAAGAGTATGTAGTAGTAAATGCAGAGGACTATAAGGGAAGATGGAGAGATTATTTTGGAAATGATAATCCAATATATATAGAAATCGGTACGGGCAGAGGACAGTTTATAACTACTTGGGCTAAAAATAATCCTCATATAAACTTTATTGCTATGGAAATGAAGGAAGAAGTTCTTTTAAAGGCCGTTGAAAAATCCCATGAAGCTAATTCTAAAAACATTGCCTTTCTATGGAAGGATGCTAATAAATTAGAAGAGTATTTTAATGAAAATGAGTTAAGCAGAATTTTTATAAATTTCTGTGACCCATGGCCTAAAAAGAGATGGGCAAAAAGAAGATTAACTCATCATAGCTTTTTAAATATGTACAAGACCCTATTAAAAGAAAGTGGAGAAGTACATTTTAAAACAGATAATGAAAAACTATTTGAATTTTCATTGAATGAATTTGCAGGAGCAGATTGGAAACTGAAGAATATTTCTTTAGATTTACATAATAGCGAATTTGAAGAAAATATTACTACAGAGTATGAGGACAAGTTTGTGGCTCAAGGTCTTAAAATATACAGATTAGAAGGTATGGCTAAATAA
- a CDS encoding DUF3298 domain-containing protein, with the protein MLRDKVLKIMAVAMLGGVLLFTTACGSTKITASISAVSTEKGKVINENINIDKPYIKVNGNSIKLEGLSDENVQSKINNHIKYELEDYINLKVQDEKYIYDEFNKDDKDYEPKEVKVTTKSTYNKDNILSVVTHINTRESANYSYEIKNTYNIDLKTGQNIELDKLFKNKNYVDVIQKYVEDEIAKNPEDYNTSSVNNSLRRDYYLEKDNLVIVFKPGMIASYSKGNREFKIPIKSFGDDFSTDIKIESSAVIVDRKQIAIDDRSLKSIVNIPVIKDIKLNIEGVDYKEIQDNLNNLFEKEAMEFREEMYEDAKVAMEESEKIGYKLRPYVANVTFDEKYNKGNLLSIYTVYYTYTGGAHGNHQDVAYNVDLTNGKILKLNDIFKNEVDYKKVINDEINKQIREIQEQAKAEGISRGEKVEDIYLPHRGFKSIRDDHGFYFKDDSIVIYFDLYEIGPYAAGIIEFPIKISNIGDSLKDEYVIK; encoded by the coding sequence ATGTTGCGAGATAAAGTGCTAAAAATTATGGCAGTTGCCATGCTAGGGGGAGTCCTTTTATTTACTACAGCTTGTGGAAGTACTAAAATAACGGCCAGTATTTCGGCAGTTTCAACAGAGAAAGGTAAAGTAATAAATGAAAATATAAATATAGATAAACCCTATATAAAAGTTAATGGGAATTCTATTAAATTAGAGGGACTATCTGATGAAAATGTACAATCAAAGATTAATAACCATATAAAATATGAGTTAGAGGACTATATTAATTTAAAAGTACAGGATGAAAAATATATTTATGATGAATTTAATAAGGATGATAAGGACTATGAACCTAAAGAAGTTAAAGTAACCACTAAGAGCACATACAATAAAGACAATATATTATCTGTTGTGACTCATATTAATACGAGAGAAAGTGCAAATTATTCTTATGAAATTAAGAATACTTACAACATAGATTTAAAAACTGGACAAAATATTGAATTAGATAAGTTGTTTAAAAACAAGAATTATGTAGATGTTATACAAAAATATGTTGAAGATGAAATAGCTAAAAATCCAGAAGATTACAATACTAGTAGTGTGAATAATTCATTAAGACGAGATTATTACTTAGAAAAGGACAACCTTGTAATAGTATTTAAACCAGGAATGATAGCATCTTATAGTAAGGGGAATAGGGAATTTAAAATTCCTATTAAAAGTTTTGGAGATGATTTTAGTACTGATATTAAAATAGAAAGTTCAGCTGTAATTGTAGATAGAAAGCAAATAGCAATAGACGATAGGAGTTTAAAAAGTATTGTAAATATTCCTGTTATAAAGGATATAAAACTAAACATAGAGGGTGTAGATTATAAAGAAATACAAGATAATCTAAATAATTTATTTGAAAAGGAAGCAATGGAGTTTAGGGAAGAAATGTACGAAGATGCTAAAGTTGCCATGGAAGAGTCTGAAAAAATAGGGTATAAGTTAAGACCATATGTGGCAAATGTGACCTTTGATGAAAAATATAATAAGGGAAATTTACTTAGTATATATACTGTTTACTATACTTATACAGGTGGTGCCCATGGAAATCACCAAGATGTGGCTTATAATGTGGATTTAACTAACGGGAAAATATTAAAATTAAATGATATATTTAAAAATGAAGTAGATTATAAAAAAGTAATCAATGATGAAATCAATAAGCAAATAAGAGAAATACAGGAACAAGCAAAGGCTGAGGGTATAAGTAGGGGTGAAAAAGTAGAAGATATTTATTTACCACATAGGGGCTTTAAATCCATAAGAGATGATCATGGATTCTACTTTAAGGATGATTCTATAGTTATATACTTTGATTTGTATGAAATTGGTCCTTATGCGGCAGGAATAATAGAATTTCCTATAAAAATTTCAAATATAGGGGATAGTCTAAAAGATGAATATGTTATAAAATAG
- a CDS encoding YibE/F family protein — translation MKKMMNDNKYKIGVYGVAVLIMVIVGFMNLGSEYYDRALAKRGETVDARVIKMYLDDRDDKESTRSYRTQEFEVEITSAGHKGETYVMRNTIEVMDVYNIEVEVGENIVLTLMEDENKKVENLHIYDKSREIYIYLFVCFFFVILLVIGGKSGVKSIFTLIFTGFMIVKLLIPLILKGYNPILITVLVCSVIIAITLLIIGDMSKKTLSAIIGTLGGVIVAGVLAMIVGNLCKITGLADEDIQSLVYMTKNYNMNFKGILFSAIIIGALGAVMDVSISIASSMFEIKSIKPDIKKGSLFKSGMNIGKDIMGSMANTLILAYTGGAMQLMLFFLASGATTKEIVNLEMAAVEIIRALSGSVGLAATIPITAISVILIDDFLKDKKNNKKK, via the coding sequence ATGAAGAAAATGATGAATGATAACAAATATAAAATAGGTGTATATGGAGTAGCTGTACTTATAATGGTCATAGTGGGATTTATGAATTTGGGCAGTGAGTATTATGATAGGGCCTTAGCGAAAAGGGGAGAGACTGTGGATGCTAGGGTAATAAAGATGTATTTGGATGATAGGGATGATAAGGAATCTACTAGGAGTTATAGGACTCAGGAGTTTGAGGTGGAAATAACTAGTGCAGGACATAAGGGCGAGACTTATGTTATGAGAAATACTATAGAAGTGATGGATGTATATAATATAGAGGTTGAAGTGGGAGAGAATATAGTTCTTACTTTGATGGAGGATGAGAATAAGAAGGTGGAGAATCTTCATATTTATGATAAGTCTAGGGAAATATACATATATTTATTTGTCTGTTTCTTCTTTGTAATTCTATTGGTTATAGGAGGAAAAAGTGGAGTTAAATCCATATTTACCTTAATATTTACAGGTTTTATGATAGTGAAACTTTTAATTCCACTAATATTAAAGGGGTATAATCCTATACTTATTACTGTACTTGTTTGTAGCGTTATAATAGCCATAACTCTTTTAATAATAGGAGATATGAGTAAAAAGACCTTATCAGCTATTATAGGAACCCTAGGTGGAGTTATAGTGGCTGGAGTACTTGCTATGATTGTAGGTAATCTATGTAAGATAACAGGTCTTGCAGATGAGGACATTCAGTCTTTAGTTTATATGACTAAAAATTATAATATGAATTTTAAGGGCATATTATTTTCTGCCATAATCATAGGGGCATTAGGTGCTGTAATGGATGTGAGTATATCCATAGCATCATCCATGTTTGAGATAAAGAGTATTAAACCAGATATTAAGAAGGGGAGTTTATTTAAATCTGGTATGAATATAGGTAAAGATATTATGGGATCTATGGCTAATACTTTAATATTAGCTTATACAGGTGGAGCCATGCAGCTTATGCTATTTTTCTTAGCATCAGGTGCAACTACTAAGGAAATAGTCAATCTGGAAATGGCCGCTGTAGAAATTATAAGGGCTCTATCGGGAAGTGTGGGGCTAGCTGCAACCATTCCTATTACAGCTATAAGTGTGATTCTAATAGACGATTTTTTGAAAGATAAAAAGAATAATAAAAAGAAGTAA